In the genome of Cercospora beticola chromosome 2, complete sequence, one region contains:
- a CDS encoding uncharacterized protein (antiSMASH:Cluster_11) — translation MQIIYLIPLVAFVAQAHPLAMPEEAKNGKAVKANEESYQWASDGGYVSFYAKDKKAIAEKAKRENDKESYQWASDGGYVSFYTNDKEATGDKYKREDEVEGS, via the exons ATGCAAATAATATATCTCATCCCTTTGGTCGCCTTCGTCGCTCAGGCACATCCACTTG CTATGCCTGAAGAGGCAAAGAATGGCAAAGCCGTCAAGGCCAACGAAGAAAGCTATCAATGGGCGAGCGACGGTGGCTATGTCTCATTCTACGCGAAAGACAAGAAAGCCATTGCTGAGAAGGCCAAGCGCGAGAATGACAAAGAAAGCTATCAATGGGCGAGTGACGGCGGCTACGTGTCGTTCTATACGAACGACAAGGAAGCCACTGGTGATAAGTACAAGCGTGAGGATGAAGTTGAAGGCTCTTAG
- a CDS encoding uncharacterized protein (antiSMASH:Cluster_11), whose product MSSKNDIRMSGDDDRKLEGGEAQAPPPAKPEAPKNDLHPAFYIALWIALSGSVILFNKWVLSTAKFEFPLFLTTWHMAFATVVTQLLAKFTTVLDSRHKVPMTRETYTRAILPIGLFFSFSLICGNFAYLYLSVSFIQMLKASNAIATLLATWAFGISPPDMKKLANVSAIMVGVVIASYGEIKFVMVGFIIQMAGIIFEAIRLVMVQRILSAPEFKMDPLVSLYYYAPACAVINGLFTLFIELPKMGMSDIYNVGVFVLIANAAVAFGLNVSVVFLIGKTSAVVLTLAGVLKDILLVVASMVIFRDPVAPLQFFGYSIALGGLVWYKLGPDGVKNGLRDSQLAFAQMRQNNPARAKGLVLAATIIGAFLVVYTFFPSLVGLDAPKTPFTG is encoded by the exons ATGTCTTCCAAGAACGACATCAGGATgtccggcgacgacgaccgcAAGCTCGAGGGCGGCGAGGCTCAAGCGCCTCCGCCTGCCAAGCCGGAGGCCCCAAAGAATGACCTCCACCCGGCCTTCTATATCGC ACTCTGGATCGCGCTGTCCGGAAGTGTCATTCTCTTCAACAAATGGGTCCTGAGCACGGCCAAGTTCG AATTTCCTCTCTTCTTGACAACATGGCACATGGCGTTCGCTACAGTAGTCACACAACTACTCGCCAAGTTCACAACTGTCCTCGATTCACGACACAAAGTGCCCATGACCCGTGAGACTTACACGAGAGCTATCTTGCCTATCGGCCtgttcttcagcttcagcttgaTCTGCGGGAATTTTGCCTACCTTTACTTGAGTGTCTCTTTCATTCAGATGCTGAAG GCTTCCAATGCCATCGCCACTCTGCTCGCCACATGGGCTTTCGGCATCTCTCCACCAGACATGAAGAAGCTCGCCAACGTTTCTGCTATCATGGTTGGTGTTGTGATTGCCTCATACGGCGAGATCAAATTCGTCATGGTTGGCTTCATCA TTCAAATGGCTggcatcatcttcgaagcAATCCGCCTTGTCATGGTTCAGCGCATCTTGTCTGCACCTGAATTCAAGATGGACCCGCTGGTCTCGCTTTACTATTACGCGCCAGCGTGCGCTGTGATCAACGGCCTCTTCACACTCTTTATCGAACTTCCAAAGATGGGCATGAGCGATATCTACAACGTGGGCGTGTTCGTTCTCATCGCCAACGCTGCAGTCGCTTTCGGCTTGAACGTCTCAGTCGTCTTCTTG ATTGGCAAAACGTCTGCCGTCGTCCTCACACTCGCTGGTGTCCTCAAGGACATTCTTTTGGTTGTCGCATCAATGGTCATCTTCCGGGACCCGGTCGCTCCTCTGCAATTCTTCGGCTACTCTATCGCTCTTGGCGGCCTTGTCTGGTACAAGCTCGGCCCAGACGGAGTCAAGAATGGCCTTCGCGATTCCCAGCTCGCATTTGCGCAAATGCGTCAAAACAATCCTGCACGCGCCAAGGGATTGGTACTCGCAGCAACCATTATCGGTGCTTTCCTGGTGGTCTACACCTTTTTCCCGTCCCTTGTAGGACTTGATGCGCCAAAGACTCCTTTTACCGGTTGA